ATCGACTAACTCTGGTTTGATCATGCCATCTACGCCAAACCCGACTCTAGTAAAAGGCGAAGGATATCCAGGGACTTTAGTAACTGTATTTCGTCGAGCGTCGTCTGGATAGGTCATACTGCCGCGACCTAGAGACAGAGAACCCACCGTTAGTGCGATCTCAGAAGTAGCCGGATCAATAATTCGTGATTCCGGGTCAAATAGATAGTTGGGATAGTCTGTCCGAAGTCGCTCTCTTTCATCCCTGTGAGGGTAGCGATATGAGTTTCCTGCTGAGACGACGAACACAAGATTCTTATGTTGATATCGATAAGCTAGCTCGTCGAGTTTAGCCGCAATTCTAAACTGTTTGCTTCCGTCTCGATATATCTGTTCAGCATTGCCTAAAGAGAGATTGATAACTTTACAGTTAGGATATTGATTGATGAAGTATAAGATGGCTTGTTCTAATTGATTCTCTAACAGTAGGTCTTCATCAAATTCATTGCGCTCATTCATCACACGAGCTGAATAAATCCAGGCAGAGGAATCAAAAGATTTCTTGCGGATGCAGGCTTCAACATCTCCATAAGCCGCGATCGCTGCGACACCTGTTCCATGATTCGCCTCATCCTCTGCACCTCCTTGAATGAATTGCCGCTTGGTATCAGGAAAGACTTCTGCTTCTCCAATGACAGGGGCAAGTAATGGATGACCGCGAGAAATACCTGTGTCAATTAATAAAATCCCGCAGTAATAAGGAGGTGGAGAATTGACAGTGGGGATTTCTGAAAGGGAAGGATTGAATTCAGAGCGCATTGCAAATGCAACTCTAGGACGACGATCGATTTCTTTAACGATTAATTCATTTAATAGCTGATTCAGAATGGTCTGATTAACTTTGATGCGGGCGATACAGAGATATTCTCCAATGTAGGAATCAGTCAGATCAAATTTTGCAGTTTCGGTTGAACATGATCGTAGATCTTGGCGAATTTGATCGATGTACTTTCGCATTTCTTGTCGATCGCCCGTATGCCAAAGCTCCAAATCGAGTGCTGCAATTTCACCAGCTTGTAAGGGTTCTAATTCAAGTAATCGACCTAGACGATCTTGAGGCTCTAGTGGAACTAATTCTTCTATAGCGTTCCGATTTGAGTTATGAACACGGGGACATTGGGAACACTGAAATGGACAATCACCATTTTCGTGTGCCATGCAGAGCGAACTCAAGAGCTTTATCGACAGCAATCCTGACCCCCGTGAATTGAAACGCGCCCTGGCAGTACAAATGGTGCAACAAGGCTATGCCTACCGGGATATTCAAGCGGTGCTACAAGTCTCCATCGGGTTCGTCACCAAATGGAAACAGAACTATGAAGCCGAGGGGGTAAAAAGCCTACGACTGGCATATCAGGGACGCAAGAGTTATCTCAGTGAATCGCAACGACAAACTGTGATTGAGTGGTTACAGCAAAAGCAGTATTGGCAATTGCTGGAGCTAGTGGAGTACGTGGATCAGCAGTATGGGGTGATCTTTGCCTCAAAACAAAGCTATTATGACCTGTTCCACGAGGCAGGCATCAGTTGGAAGAAAACTCAGAAATGTAACCCGAAGAAAGACCCAGACTTGGTTGAAAAAAAAACAGGAAATTACCGCTTGGCTCAAAGCGCATCAAGCGGAACTGGTCACGGGCAAGTTAGTGGTGTTCTTTGAAGATGAGTGTCATTTGCTGTGGGGCGATGTTACTGGGTACGTCTGGGGAAAGCGCAAAGACCGGATTGAAATTCCGGTTGTGAATCAACGCGACAAGCAGACCTACTATGGCGCACTCAACGTCGTGACCGGGAAATGTCTGGTTCAATCCTACAAAAAAGGGGATTCTGCCGCCACGATTGCCTTCTTGCAATATCTTTTGCAGCAATGCCCGGACGCTCGCATTGCTGTGCTCTGGGATGGAGCGAGCTATCATCGCTCTGGGGAAGTCAAAGCCTTTCTTGAAGAAATCAATCACGGACTTGACCCTGACCAGTGGCGCATCACTTGTCTGAGATTTGCTCCCAATGCACCTGAGCAGAACCCGATTGAAGATGTGTGGCTTCAGGCAAAACGCTTCATTCGCGAATACTATATGCTTTGCCGATCCTTCCCCATCGTCAAACGTCTGTTTGAGTTCGCAACTCAACATCAACGCTTTAGTTTTTCCAAATTGTCCCTGTATGGCTCTTTTTCATGAATCATTTAGGATGGCTATACTGCATCCAAGTAGTCATACTGAGGACCCGCTTTGATACCGCTATAGATTTCAATGCGCTTTCTAAATTCTGTCAACTCCTCATCTGAAGCAAAAACGACGACTGCTTTGCTAATTGCAGGCTCTCTTCCCAGTAGCGTTAAGCCAGATTTTGTTAGCTCATCATCTTGAAGCGAAAAGTCTTTGGCGACTTTGATTTTGAAGATCAGTTTTGGATCGAGGTGGAAGGAACTTCGCCGTTCTCTAGCCGATTCGGTCAGGGTGGAGATTTGAGCCATAATTTGCGTACCGCGTGTGCTGCGATCGCCACGTTTACCACCCCCTCCTCCACTCTTTGCTCGACGAGGTAGCTGAGTATTCACTCTGGGCAATTTTAGATGCTCGAATTGATTCGCCATTCTTGCTAAGGTGTAAACGCTTCTATTGAGTTCGATATTATACGCTCTCTAGCAAGATAACGTGCGATCGCAATTTCTAAGTCATCTGCTGAAAGCTCAACGTCTCCTCGGAGAAGAACAGCTTTTGTGGCATCAGAGCAGATTCGCTCGATGTCTGCGCCTGTTGCTGATTCGAGCAGTGTTGCAAAATAGGCAAGATCAACGCCTGGGTAACGAATTGCGGAAAGATAGCGAGTGAGGAGTGCAATGCGAAGATTGTTCGAGGGACGATCAAAAAGTAGCACTTCATCAAATCTGCGCCAGACTGCTGTATCTAAGAGATTTTCGTGATTTGTGGCGGCAATAAACAAGCTGCTGCTTTCTGTTGTATCAATTAGCTGAAGGAGACTATTAACAAGGCGTTTAACTTCACCATGCTCGTTTGGAGTATTGCGATCGCGGGCGATTGCGTCAAACTCATCGAACAGGACAACCCACTCTCCCTGTTGAATGTATGTAAAGATTTTTTGTAGATTCGTAGCAGTTTCACCCAAATAGGAAGAGAAGACAGCCGTGAGGTTCACATAAACAAGAGGAAGCCCCAAAACACTAGACAGAACTTTGGCTGTTTGAGTTTTTCCGCACCCTGGAGGACCACAAAAGAGAACTTTGTTCTTAGGTCGCAGTCCATGAGCAAGGAGAATATCCTGCTTACGATTTTCGAGAACAACTTCATTTAAGGGATCTAGAATGGTTTCGCTGAGAACAACATGATCCCATGTCAAATCAAGCTGCTTTACTTCAACCAGTGCTAGCCCTGTTTCTCGATCTTTAGGAGGTTCAGGAAACTGTTGCCAGGGAGCAAGGTTTGAGGAAACTGGTTTGAACCTACCATTCCCGTTTCCGTTGTGAAGAATTTTCTCTAGATCTCTAGCAAGAAGGGTATGATTTTTACTTTTCTCTTCTTCAATTAATTCTTGTGCGGCAGCTAAAAACTCTTCTCTCTCGTTGTGAGAGAAGCTTCTGAAGAGTTTTCTTAGGATTTCTCCCCGTGCCATATATTGAACCTACGTTTATTTCGATTATAGTTTATTTGTACTAAGATGAACTAGAAAAACAAATTCGGCTAGCTTACCACTAAATCTACCATTACTTTGATAAGTTCATTTGTTCTAAAGAATGTGTGGCTAGTAGAACACTTTTGTTGAAGTGATGAGGCACATAATCGCTGCAAGCTGGCAGTAGAACGTCGTGCCCAAGCTGGCGTAAGTGTTCGCTCGTCAGGAAAGGAAACTGTTCATCTGCATAAAGTCTTGCCAGAGATTAGGCTGCCTCATTTTCTGCGGTGGCTTTGCCTAGCCGTAGGCACCGCTTGCTCTATTTCTCTTAGATGCGCCTCTGCATAGCGCCATGCGTTACTGAGATCGATCGCGCTAATCGTGGGGTAATTGGCTAAAATTTGCGCTTCGGTGTTGCCAAGATTTCGAGCTTGAACCAGCACCCAAACCGGAATCCGGGTATTAGCAATCCGGGCATCTCCACCGCAGACCCCCAGCGTTTTCTCAATACCGTGGAAGAATTTCAGTGCAAAAGCGCTCATACAGAAGATTGATCTGCCAGTTTTTCAGCTACTTTTTCTTGGACTTGGACTTGAAACTGAGCCACGAGTTCTTGGACTTCTTGCTCAGATAAGACATTGCCGAATCGGGCTGTGACGACTTGAGCAACTGTATCGGCATCGCGGTTAAATAGGTCGAGACGGACTGCTTCGCCAAGACGATCGCCGAAGTCGAATCCTGCATTGGTCATGCCACCTGCCTCTGCCTCCAATTGGGCAAGTTCTCTCGCGGCGGCTTCTGTAAATCTTGCATCCATTAAATTCTCCTTATTACTTTCAGAAGTTCGTCAAACGGTCGTCATTCTGAAGGTCTGACAACCCGAATTAGTTTACCGTTAAGCGTTTCTTCTGCTTGAATTGCAGCATTGATCCGTTCTGCCAATCGAATTTTATTGCCATCGTCAGTGCAAGCAATCATCCCTGCATGATTGGAATCTTGATTGTGCAGTCGAATGAAGTCGCGGCGGTTCAGCGTTAAAATCGCCCGCGATTGCTCTGTGGCAAAAGCAAGAACTTGATCATCTGGAATACCTTGGTTTGCTTTGCCTGCTTCCTGAACAGTTAGAACGTCGTGCCCAAGCTGGCGGAGATGTTCGCTCGTCAGGAAAGGAAACTGTTCGTCTGCGTAAAGTCGTGCCACGGATTACGCTGCCTCATTTTCTGCGATCGCTTGCTCGATTTCTCCTAGATGCGCCTCTGCATAGCGCCAAGCGTTACTCAGATCCGTGGCTGTAATGGTGGGGTAATTGGTCAGAATTTGGGCATCTGTGTTGCCGAGTTGTTTAGCTCGAACCAGTACCCAAACGGGGATGCGAGTATTTGTAATTCGGGCATCTCCACCGCAGACACCCAGAGTTTTCTCGATGCCTGTCCAAGTGTCACTGAGGCTTTCGATTAAGAGTTGAATCGCTTGGGTTTTTTCAGCAGGACTGAGCGCGAGAAGTTGGGTCTGGAGATCTTGCAGTGACATGAAGCAGGTTCCAAAAATCACTCTAGTTTAAGGATAATCGGCGCAACCGCGATCGACCGTCTAAAATATCAACGGACGATCGCACTCAAGATTATGACAACCCGCAAGCCCGTGTTTATCGAAAAGATTATGCCTGTGAAGCTCCTGAATGAGCAGGTGTATTACGAGCATGGGGGGAATCCGTTTAAGGGGTTGCATCGGTGGTATTCGCGTAAACCGCTGTCGTTTAGTCGGGCTTCGGTGTTGGGGTCTTTGCTGCCTGCGGAGGTGTCGATCGAGGAGTTTGAGTATTTGCTGGGGCTGAATCGGCGGGTGGCGGGGATGCAGGATAAGACGACGAAGCTGTATAAGACTCCGCCATCAGCCGATCGCATTGCGAAGGTGCAGGCGTTGTGTGAGGCGCAGTGGGGGACGAAGACTCCGGTGGTGCTGGATGCGTTTGCGGGGGGCGGGAGTATTCCGTTTGAGGCGGCGCGGTATGGGTTGAAGGTGTTAGCTTCGGATCTTAATCCGGTGGCAGTGGTGACGATGAAGGCGGCGATCGAGTATCCGCTGAAGTTTGGGGCGGATTTGCAGCAGGATATCGATCGATGGGTGAAGTGGGTGGGTGATGAGGCAGAGAAGCGATTAGCGGAGTTTTTTCCATCGTTGCCGGGGGAGAAGGTACAGAACTATTTTTGGGCACACACTGTTACTTGTCCAAGCTGTCAATCAAAAATTCCATTGAGTGCTAGTTGGTGGTTAAGTCGCTCAAGCAATTATGCTGGTAAGAATCAGCCAAGAAAGATAACTAGCGATTGGTATGCGATTAAACCGATTCCTGATCCTGAAAACAAGCAAGTTAATTTTGAACTAATTCGAGGAAGGAAGGGGCAAGGAATCAGCATACAGACTGCTGATGGTGATTATGATCCAGACATTGCAGTGTCTATCAAAGGCGGCGATGGTAAATGCTTGAATTGCCAAACTCTTATTGATAGTTCATTTATTGATCAGCAGCTACTTGATGAGAATTTTAGCTATTCTCTATATGCTGTGTCTTACCGGAAAGGAAGCGGAGGTATTGAGTTCAGAGCGCCAGTGGATTTAGATTTCACAGGAGTAGAAAAGGCTGAGTTACTACTTCAAGAGTACAGAGCTTCAAGAGAAGACTTAATTCCTTCTGAAGAACTTCTCCAAGGTCAAGATACACGCTGTTTCAATCGCGGTGTAAGACGTTGGGAACAATTATTTAACTCTCGTCAGCTTCTTTCACTAATCACATTTGTAGATCTGATCGACAAAGCGAAAACTCTAATTCAAGAGAAATGCGAACTTGATAAAGCCGCCGCGATCTGTACCTATCTCACTCTAATCCTAAGTAATTGTGTAGATCGCAACTGCCGATTAGCTCACTTGAATGCTTCTAAAATATCTGTAGAACCTGCATTAGCTCAACACTCGCTTAATTTATTTTGGAACTATCCCGAAACTAATGCTATCGAGAAGTTGTGGGAATACGAGAGTCAATGTGTAATCTCTGATTATTCAGGAATTTGTAAATTTATTGAAAGTAGCTCTACTCTGTCTGACATTCCAGGACTACTAGATTCAACCATTAAGGATATTCAAATCAACGCTGCATCAGCCGATAATCTCTTTCACATTCCTGATAGCTCTGTTAGCGCGATCGTGACTGATCCCCCTTACTACGCAACGATTCAATACTCTGAACTATCTGATTTCTTCTACGTCTGGCAAAAGCGGACATTAGGCGACATCTTCCCCGATCTCTTCTGGTCAGACCTCACCGACAAAGACCGCGAAGCCGTCGCCAACCCCTCCCGCTTCCGCAACATGGGCATCAGTCCCGAACTCCTCGCCAACCAAGACTACGAAGCAAAAATGGCACTTGCCTTCGCCGAATACCACCGCGTCCTCCGCGACGATGGAGTCATGACCGTCCAATTCAACCACAAAGACTCAGGAGCCTGGGATGTCCTCGCCAAATCCCTGATCGATGCCGGATTCGAGATCACCGCCTCCTGGTCAGTCAGCACCGAAAACCCCCAAAACCTCCACCAAGCACAAAAAAACTCCGTCTCCAGCACCGTCCTCCTCGTCTGCCGCAAACGCAACCCGAACGCCGGACAAGCCTGGTGGGACGACATCCGCACCGAACTGGTCAACACCGTCTCCCAACGCGCCCCCCAACTCGAAGCCGACCTCCAAGACCCGCAAAACCCGATCGAAGGAGTTGGCATCGACCTCTACCTATCCGCCTTCGGTCCCGCCCTCAACGTCTTCTCCAAACACCACCCCATCCTCGACACCGCCGGAACCGAAGTCCGCCCCGAACAAGCCTTTTCTGAAGCCCGCAAAGCCGTCGCCAACTACCGCTTCCACAAACTCGCCCAAAGCGACACCCTCGGCTTCGACCCCCTCACCACCTGGTACATCCTCGCCTGGGATGCCTTCCGCGCCCGCGAATTCCCCTTCGATGAAGCCCGCCAACTCGCCCTCGCTGTCGGAGGCTTCAACGTCACCGACCTCGCCAAAACCCACAAACTCCTCGACTCGACGAGCGGGACTTGCAAACTCCTCACCCCCGATCAACGCTTCAAAAAACGCGCCTTCTCCACCAATCCCGAAGAGTTTACGCTGACCTCACTGATCGACGCGCTTCATGCGGTCATCGCCATCTACCTCGAAGAGCAATCGATCGATCCCGTTCGCCGCTTCCTTAAAACCACCGGACTTTTAAGCAATGATCTTTTTATGCGATCGTGGGAGGTCACTTTGCGAGTCATCCCACATATCAGCGACGATCGTAAACGTATTCTCGAAGAAAAAGCCCTCGCAGATTTGTGGCTCGCAATGGACGAAATCAAAGCCAAAGTCCGCTACGAGCAACCCGAACTAAACTTGAGCGATGGGCAACAAAGCTTATTTTAGGAGCGACATGATGAAAGTGAAAGGCATTTTACGCGGAAACACGATCGAGCTATTGGAGCAAGTGGAGAATCTTCCGAGTGGCTCTGAAATCACGATTGAGATTGTCGGTTCGCATCCACTCAGCCACCTGACTCCAGAAGAACGGCAAACGCTGATCAATGAAAAACTCGGCGGATGGAAAGACGACCCAAATCTTGACCAAATTTTTGCGGACATCGATCAAGAACGCCATTTATATCGAGGTCGCCAGACTGATTCATTCGACGATTAGAGTTCAGCCATGTATTCACTTGACACCAATATCTGCATTGCCCTGATCAAAGAAAACCCCATTCCCAAGCGAATCTTCGACACAAAAGCGATCGACTGCTACATTTCAACGATCGTTCTTGCAGAACTCTACAAAGGCGTTTACTGTTCGGAGCAGTTTGAGAAGAACTATGCGGGCTTACGAAACTTTCTCAGCTTAGTAGAAGTGGTCGAGTTTGATCGAGGGGCAGCGCTGGAGTTTGGCAGAATCCAAGCGGAACTCAAAGCAGCAGGTAAGCCGACCGGAGAACAAGATGCTTTAATTGCAGCAGTCACACGATTTCGCCAAGACATTTTGGTGACAAACAACACTCGTCATTTTGAAAATATTGCCAATTTACAGCTTGAGGATTGGCTGGAGCCGTAACGATGCCTCAATTACTACAGAATCACCGTTGGAAAATCAGCTATTCGAGCGACGAAAACAATCCGATCGCAGATTTCTACATTCCAGTATTAGAATGTGCAGTCCAATACGATCGCAAAGCCGGATTCTTCAATAGCTCGATTCTCAGCAAAGTCGCCCGTGGTCTC
This genomic interval from Leptolyngbya sp. NIES-2104 contains the following:
- a CDS encoding DUF1156 domain-containing protein — its product is MTTRKPVFIEKIMPVKLLNEQVYYEHGGNPFKGLHRWYSRKPLSFSRASVLGSLLPAEVSIEEFEYLLGLNRRVAGMQDKTTKLYKTPPSADRIAKVQALCEAQWGTKTPVVLDAFAGGGSIPFEAARYGLKVLASDLNPVAVVTMKAAIEYPLKFGADLQQDIDRWVKWVGDEAEKRLAEFFPSLPGEKVQNYFWAHTVTCPSCQSKIPLSASWWLSRSSNYAGKNQPRKITSDWYAIKPIPDPENKQVNFELIRGRKGQGISIQTADGDYDPDIAVSIKGGDGKCLNCQTLIDSSFIDQQLLDENFSYSLYAVSYRKGSGGIEFRAPVDLDFTGVEKAELLLQEYRASREDLIPSEELLQGQDTRCFNRGVRRWEQLFNSRQLLSLITFVDLIDKAKTLIQEKCELDKAAAICTYLTLILSNCVDRNCRLAHLNASKISVEPALAQHSLNLFWNYPETNAIEKLWEYESQCVISDYSGICKFIESSSTLSDIPGLLDSTIKDIQINAASADNLFHIPDSSVSAIVTDPPYYATIQYSELSDFFYVWQKRTLGDIFPDLFWSDLTDKDREAVANPSRFRNMGISPELLANQDYEAKMALAFAEYHRVLRDDGVMTVQFNHKDSGAWDVLAKSLIDAGFEITASWSVSTENPQNLHQAQKNSVSSTVLLVCRKRNPNAGQAWWDDIRTELVNTVSQRAPQLEADLQDPQNPIEGVGIDLYLSAFGPALNVFSKHHPILDTAGTEVRPEQAFSEARKAVANYRFHKLAQSDTLGFDPLTTWYILAWDAFRAREFPFDEARQLALAVGGFNVTDLAKTHKLLDSTSGTCKLLTPDQRFKKRAFSTNPEEFTLTSLIDALHAVIAIYLEEQSIDPVRRFLKTTGLLSNDLFMRSWEVTLRVIPHISDDRKRILEEKALADLWLAMDEIKAKVRYEQPELNLSDGQQSLF
- a CDS encoding S8 family peptidase encodes the protein MAHENGDCPFQCSQCPRVHNSNRNAIEELVPLEPQDRLGRLLELEPLQAGEIAALDLELWHTGDRQEMRKYIDQIRQDLRSCSTETAKFDLTDSYIGEYLCIARIKVNQTILNQLLNELIVKEIDRRPRVAFAMRSEFNPSLSEIPTVNSPPPYYCGILLIDTGISRGHPLLAPVIGEAEVFPDTKRQFIQGGAEDEANHGTGVAAIAAYGDVEACIRKKSFDSSAWIYSARVMNERNEFDEDLLLENQLEQAILYFINQYPNCKVINLSLGNAEQIYRDGSKQFRIAAKLDELAYRYQHKNLVFVVSAGNSYRYPHRDERERLRTDYPNYLFDPESRIIDPATSEIALTVGSLSLGRGSMTYPDDARRNTVTKVPGYPSPFTRVGFGVDGMIKPELVDWGGDIVLDGDRKASDNESGVSIVTFSQNYSSSLFQMAIGTSFAAPRVSNLAAQLFTKYPEASSNLIRALVSISAELPVEIPPALQVGLKLSQSQKSEQLNRRLSIYGYGQADLQRAMYSADNYAVLLEDHLDIAVGSFEIFEIPALPPEYLRTRGVRRLSIALAFDPPTRPTRGDSYLGITMEFSLFKGVEQASIVNAYINAKRAKEAGDKNSYSEISKEILSKQFGYGCEVDLSPNSTLRKKGTLQRGSIDISSVATKYDQGPLHLVVTCNRKWVKVEDIPSQRYALVVAVEHSDPGVKLYNRLRTAIEQRLNQLSQQIRIRQ
- a CDS encoding IS630 family transposase → MTCSTRQASVGRKLRNVTRRKTQTWLKKKQEITAWLKAHQAELVTGKLVVFFEDECHLLWGDVTGYVWGKRKDRIEIPVVNQRDKQTYYGALNVVTGKCLVQSYKKGDSAATIAFLQYLLQQCPDARIAVLWDGASYHRSGEVKAFLEEINHGLDPDQWRITCLRFAPNAPEQNPIEDVWLQAKRFIREYYMLCRSFPIVKRLFEFATQHQRFSFSKLSLYGSFS
- a CDS encoding DUF5615 family PIN-like protein, with product MARLYADEQFPFLTSEHLRQLGHDVLTVQEAGKANQGIPDDQVLAFATEQSRAILTLNRRDFIRLHNQDSNHAGMIACTDDGNKIRLAERINAAIQAEETLNGKLIRVVRPSE
- a CDS encoding DUF433 domain-containing protein, whose amino-acid sequence is MSAFALKFFHGIEKTLGVCGGDARIANTRIPVWVLVQARNLGNTEAQILANYPTISAIDLSNAWRYAEAHLREIEQAVPTARQSHRRK
- a CDS encoding AAA family ATPase, whose product is MARGEILRKLFRSFSHNEREEFLAAAQELIEEEKSKNHTLLARDLEKILHNGNGNGRFKPVSSNLAPWQQFPEPPKDRETGLALVEVKQLDLTWDHVVLSETILDPLNEVVLENRKQDILLAHGLRPKNKVLFCGPPGCGKTQTAKVLSSVLGLPLVYVNLTAVFSSYLGETATNLQKIFTYIQQGEWVVLFDEFDAIARDRNTPNEHGEVKRLVNSLLQLIDTTESSSLFIAATNHENLLDTAVWRRFDEVLLFDRPSNNLRIALLTRYLSAIRYPGVDLAYFATLLESATGADIERICSDATKAVLLRGDVELSADDLEIAIARYLARERIISNSIEAFTP
- a CDS encoding DUF433 domain-containing protein; this translates as MSLQDLQTQLLALSPAEKTQAIQLLIESLSDTWTGIEKTLGVCGGDARITNTRIPVWVLVRAKQLGNTDAQILTNYPTITATDLSNAWRYAEAHLGEIEQAIAENEAA
- a CDS encoding type II toxin-antitoxin system VapC family toxin, which gives rise to MYSLDTNICIALIKENPIPKRIFDTKAIDCYISTIVLAELYKGVYCSEQFEKNYAGLRNFLSLVEVVEFDRGAALEFGRIQAELKAAGKPTGEQDALIAAVTRFRQDILVTNNTRHFENIANLQLEDWLEP